One region of Coffea eugenioides isolate CCC68of unplaced genomic scaffold, Ceug_1.0 ScVebR1_1712;HRSCAF=2612, whole genome shotgun sequence genomic DNA includes:
- the LOC113755765 gene encoding uncharacterized protein LOC113755765, with translation MPAWYNPQAVCTYHSGAPGHSTLDCKALKHKIQDMVEAGKIVIRRREAQGPNVNRNPLPEHANIVGVILDDTEYMEQVKVLAREAEVFGVIDQPFIIELPFEKDGSPFILDFTPAENEALEPVVIEFPKQEPVLSLQQVPWNYDESDVQIGEKSIAKKEVSVVTRSGKIASPFENAGPIRANNSEPPVKPTITEKEALDFLKRLQRSEYNVIEKLSKSPAQISMLDLLFSSDVHRDALIEVLTKAQIPRDISVDNFSHVVGSVLFTKQITFSDDELPAEGIGHNKALYIVVRCNGKRLPKVDYRDLNKASPKDDFPLPNIHILLDNTAGHEIESFCDCFAGYHQILMAEEDREKTAFITPWGTFCYRVMPFGLKNAGATYQRTMTTLFHDMIHREMEVYVDDIIIKSKRAEDHLVDLKKLFERLRKYNLKLNPAKCAFGAPAGKLLGFIVSKKGIEIDPAKIKAIRDMPVPKTQKDVKSFLGKINFIGRFIGQLTATCEPLFKLLRKNVPLYWNEECQQAFDKIKDYLLHPPVLVPPKPGRPLIMYLSVLDGAVGCVLGQHDESGRKEQAIYYLSKKFTQYEANYSFIEKSCCALAWAAQKLRHYLLSHTTYLISRSDPLKYLLEKPMLTGRLAKWQIILSEFDIVFTSQKAVKGQVIADHLAENPRDDDYQPLRTYFPDERVLFVSAADDISEQSPEWRLFFDGASNSLGVGIGAVLVSPEGKHYPAAAKLQFACTNNMAEYEACIFGLKMALEMEIKELIAFSDSDLLVNQTLKQWITKDSKILPYHCSLLTLAKQFQNLEFRHLPRARNAFADALATLASMIQYPDELKIEPIQVQLQDKPAHCWVANESFDNVPWYSDLKEFLKTGSYPLHAGTKDKNFLRRMASKFFLNGEVLYKRTSDLNLLRCIDEDEAQYMMKEVHSGVCGPHMNGHLLAKKIMRTGYFWLTMEHDCIDFVRRCIKCQMHGDIIRAPPTELHSMTAPWPCSMWGMDVIGTIDPPASNGHRFILVAIEYFTKWVEAESFKHVTKKVVANFLRDHIICRFGVPETLITDNAKNLNNDMVDGLCEQFKIKHRNSAIYRPQMNGAVEAANNNLKKIIRKMTEKHRDWHEKLPYALMAYRTSIRTSTGATPYSLMYGMEAVLPAEVEIPSLRILMEAKLEEADWIKQRHEQLTLIDERRFNAICHGQCYQKRVARAYNKKVHRRAFEEGDKVLKRILSMQDEAKGKFAPNWQGPFIVQKVLPGGALILAEMDGRAFPQPINSDMCKKFFI, from the exons ATGCCCGCCTGGTATAACCCGCAAGCTGTCTGTACTTATCATTCGGGGGCACCTGGACACTCGACTTTGGATTGTAAAGCTCTTaagcataaaattcaagatatggtTGAAGCTGGGAAAATTGTAATTAGGAGAAGAGAGGCACAAGGACCGAACGTAAATAGAAACCCCTTGCCGGAGCACGCTAATATCGTTGGGGTTATTCTGGATGACACGGAGTATATGGAACAGGTCAAAGTTTTGGCAAGGGAAGCTGAGGTATTTGGGGTCATAGACCAGCCATTCATCATAGAGTTGCCATTCGAAAAGGATGGAAGCCCTTTTATCTTGGATTTCACGCCAGCTGAGAATGAGGCTTTGGAGCCCGTAGTCATTGAATTCCCGAAGCAAGAGCCTGTTTTAAGCCTGCAACAGGTACCATGGAATTATGATGAGTCTGATGTACAGATTGGGGAAAAGTCAATCGCAAAGAAGGAAGTGTCAGTGGTTACCAGATCGGGGAAGATTGCAAGTCCATTTGAAAATGCCGGTCCGATTCGAGCAAATAACTCCGAACCGCCTGTTAAACCAACAATCACTGAGAAGGAAgccttggattttcttaaaaggctccaGAGAAGTGAATACAATGTGATTGAGAAGCTAAGCAAGTCACCTGCCCAGATATCCATGTTGGATTTACTTTTTTCTTCAGATGTGCATAGGGATGCGTTGATCGAGGTATTGactaaagctcaaatccctaggGACATTTCTGTTGATAATTTTTCGCACGTGGTTGGGAGTGTGTTATTCACCAAGCAAATTACTTTTTCTGACGATGAATTGCCggcggaaggcattggacataacaaggccctGTATATAGTTGTTAGGTGCAATGGGAAAAGGCTGCCGAAG gttgactatagagaccttaataaagccagtcctaaagatgatttccctctaccaaatattcacattctcttagacaatactgccggacatgagattgaatccttttgtgattgttttgctggctaccaccaaattttgatggcagaagaggatagggagaaaactgctttcattaccccttggggtaccttttgctaccgagtcatgcctttcggtttaaagaatgctggagcaacatatcagaggaccatgacaaccctgtttcatgatatgatccatcgggagatggaggtctacgtggatgatattataatcaagtctaaaaggGCAGAGGACCACTTGGTTGATCTGAAGAAATTATTCGAGAGGTTAcggaagtacaatttgaagctaaatcctgcaaaatgcgcctttggagcacctgcgggtaagctgttgggattcattgttagcaagaagggcatagaaatagatccggcaaaaatcaaagcaattcgagatatgccagtgccgaaaactcagaaggacgtgaaaagcttcttaggGAAGATCAATTTTATTGGGAGGTTCATTGGCCAGCTAACTGCCACAtgcgagccgttgttcaaattattgagaaagaatgtgccgttgtattggaatgaggagtgtcaacaggctttcgacaagattaaagattatttgttgcATCCACCAGTCTTAGTGCCGCCCAAACCGGGCCGACCTTTGATTATGTATTTATCTGTACTCGATGGagcagtagggtgtgttctAGGTCAGCACGATGAATCCGGAAGGAAAGAacaagccatttactatctaagcaaaaagttcacgcagtacgaggctaattattcattcattgagaaaagctgctgtgcattggcctgggcagcCCAGAAGTTGAGACACTATCTGTTGAGTCATACCACGTATCTTATTTCCCGGTCTGATCCTTTGAAATAtcttttggagaagccgatgctGACCGGACGCCTGGCCAAATGGCAGATAATTCTATCAGAGTTCGAcattgttttcacttcacaaaaggcggtcaaggggcaagttatagctgatcatttggcggaaaatccaagggatgatgattatcaaccaCTCCGTACTTATTTCCCTGACGAGAGGGTCCTATTTGTAAGCGCTGCAGATGATATAAGTGAACAAAgtcctgaatggaggcttttcttcgatggagcttcgaattccctcggagttggaattggagctgttttggtgtcacccgaagggaagcactaccctgccgctgccaaattgcaattcGCTTGCACGAATAatatggctgaatatgaagcctgcatttttggtctcaaaatggctttggaaatggaaatcaaGGAGTTGATAGCTTTTagtgattcagatttgctcgtgaaccaaactttgaagcaatggataaccaaagattcaaaaattctaccctaccattgtagtctgctcactctggccaagcaatttcaaaatttggaattcagacatctccctcgagcccgaaacgcatttgctgatgctttggccactttAGCTTCCATGATCCAGTATCCAGATGAATTAAAGATCGAACCAATCCAAGTTCAACTTCAAGACAAGCCTGCCCATTGCTGGGTTGCAAATGAGTCTTTTGACAATGTTCCTTGGTATAGTGATCTTAAGGAGTTTCTTAAAACTGGGTCTTACCCTCTGCATGCTGgtacaaaagacaagaattttctgcgtagaatggcttccAAATTCTTCTTAAATGGAGAAGTGTTATACAAAAGAACCTcggatttgaaccttttaaggtgcattgatgagGATGAggctcaatatatgatgaaagaagtgcatagtggcgtttgtggacctcacatgaatggccatttgctagcaaagaaaatcatgagaaccggatacttctggcttactatggagcatgattgtatagactttgtccggagatgtataaaatgccaaatgcacggtgacattatacgcgctccacccactgagttgcatagcatgaccgccccatggccctgttcaatgtggggtatggacgtgattggtacaatcgatcctcccgcttcaaatggacatcgatttatattggtggcgatcgagtactttaccaaatgggttgaagcagagtcattcaaacatgtcacgaagaaggtagtggccaatttcctgagagatcacatcatctgtcgctttggagtacccgaaacgcttatcacggacaatgccaagaatctgaacaatgacatggtagatggactatgtgagcagttcaaaatcaaacaccgcaattctgccatttataggcctcagatgaacggagctgtagaagccgcaaataataatttgaagaagattatccgcaaaatgacagaaaagcatcgcgattggcatgaaaagttgccttatgcacTCATGGCGTACCGGACTTCTATTCGGACATCAACTGGGGCAACACCTTATTCACtaatgtatggaatggaagctgtattaccagcCGAAGTTGAAATTCCTTCGTTGCGAATCCTTATGGAGGCTAAATTGGAGGAGGCTgactggataaagcagcgccatgagcaattgacGTTGATCGATGAAAGGCGATTCAACGCTATCTGTCATGGTCAGTGTTATCAAAAGCGTGTGGCCCGGGCTTACAACAAAAAGGTCCATCGGcgggcatttgaagaaggtgacaaagtgctaaagcgaaTTTTGTcgatgcaagatgaagctaaaggcaaatttgctccaaactggcaagggccgttcatcgtccaaaaggtattacctggcggagcccTTATTTtagcagaaatggatggacgagcattccctcaacccatcaactcagatatgtgcaaaaagtttttcatttga